A stretch of Miscanthus floridulus cultivar M001 chromosome 13, ASM1932011v1, whole genome shotgun sequence DNA encodes these proteins:
- the LOC136499213 gene encoding uncharacterized protein encodes MATLPIKPLDGAGGYLRWKESLLLRVHTLGVAHVLFEVRPAGAGDNDEAAAKKWSRDDALCRGHILCTLSDHLLPDYARFATAAELWRALARTYDVKVPSYWRDRFREFCFDRSTGDVFLEQLAHAEALGAAAELSDGAMTFELGSKIPLAMSLAVTGGEKELESIWEVARRVVSRGVDPWYEYRDDDGR; translated from the coding sequence ATGGCGACTCTCCCCATCAAGCCCCTGGACGGCGCCGGCGGCTACCTGCGGTGGAAGGAATCGTTGCTCCTCCGCGTCCACACCCTCGGCGTCGCCCACGTGCTCTTCGAGGTCCGACCCGCCGGTGCCGGCGACAACGATGAGGCCGCGGCCAAGAAGTGGTCGCGCGACGACGCGTTGTGCCGCGGCCACATCCTGTGCACGCTCTCCGACCACCTGCTGCCGGACTACGCCCGCTTCGCCACGGCCGCCGAGCTGTGGCGCGCGCTGGCGCGCACGTACGACGTGAAGGTGCCCTCCTACTGGAGGGACAGGTTCCGTGAATTCTGCTTCGACAGAAGCACCGGAGATGTCTTCCTGGAGCAGCTCGCGCACGCGGAGGCTCTGGGCGCCGCCGCAGAGCTCAGCGATGGCGCCATGACCTTCGAGCTGGGTAGCAAGATTCCGTTGGCCATGAGCTTGGCCGTCACCGGTGGCGAGAAGGAGTTGGAGTCTATCTGGGAGGTCGCTCGGCGGGTCGTGTCGCGTGGCGTGGATCCTTGGTACGAGTACCGCGACGACGACGGACGATGA
- the LOC136499882 gene encoding secreted RxLR effector protein 161-like, protein MEERLKLTKASTAVKVAATLYWSIISSLRYLVHTRLDIAFAVGYVSRFKEDPREDHWAMVKRLLCYVKGTMDQGIIFPKTGGSRLQLIMFSDADMAGDIDGRRSTSTVLVFLGLAPISWLSLKQKVVALSMCAAEYKAAATVPAIALVKNPVLHDQSKHIDVKFHFLRDYVDGGQIIIEFVETGWQLMDVLTKPLGRLRLTELKEIIGMEGV, encoded by the exons atggaggagcggctgaagctaacgaaggccagcaccgcggtgAAGGTAGCTGCAACACTGTACTGGAGCATCATCAgcagtctacgctacctagtccacacgaggttgGACATTGCGtttgccgtgggctacgtcagtcgcttcaaggaggatcccagagaggatcactgggctatggtgaagcggctactgtgcTACGTCAAAGGGACTatggatcaggggatcatcttccccaagaccggtggGAGTAGGCTACAGCTCAttatgttcagcgatgcagacatggcgggggacattgatggacgacggagcacctctaccgtgctcgtcttccttgggttggctccaatttcatggctatcgctgaaacagaaggtggtggcactaTCTATGTGCGCGGCAGAGTACAAAGCGGCGGCCACAGTg cccgccatcgccctcgtgaagaatccaGTTCTGCACGAccagagcaaacacatcgacgtgaagttccacttcctcagggactatgtcgatggagggcagatcatcatcgagtttgtcgaaactGGTTGGCAACTCATGGACGTCCTCACTAAGCCActtggacgtcttcgactcacggagctgaaggagatcaTTGGCATGGAGGGGGTATAA